One window from the genome of Oryza glaberrima chromosome 3, OglaRS2, whole genome shotgun sequence encodes:
- the LOC127768744 gene encoding pyruvate, phosphate dikinase 2 isoform X2, producing the protein MDIPHSLFEEKIEAMKAALGLRNDTELTARDLKELVAQYKNVYVEAKGEEFPSDPKKQLHLSVLAVFNSWDSARAKKYRSINQITGLKGTAVNVQCMVFGNMGDTSGTGVLFTRNPSTGERKLYGEFLVNAQGEDVVAGIRTPQDLDTMKDCMPEPYAELVENCKILESHYKEMMDIEFTVQENRLWMLQCRTGKRTGKGAVKIAVDMVNEGLIDRRSAIKMVEPRHLDQLLHPQFESPSSYGDKVIATGLPASPGAAVGQIVFTADDAEAWHAQGKSVILVRTETSPEDVGGMNAAAGILTARGGMTSHAAVVARGWGKCCVAGCSGIRVNDAEKVVLVADKVLCEGEWLSLNGSTGEVILGKLPLSPPALSGDLGEFMSWVDEVKKLKVKANADTPADALTARNNGAEGIGLCRTEHMFFSSDERIKAMRQMIMAETIEHRQIALDRLLPYQRLDFEGIFRAMDGLPVTIRLLDPPLHEFLPEGNVEDMVRLLSSGNVYTQEEILTRIEKLSEVNPMLGFRGCRLGISYPELTAMQARAIFEAAISMTEQGVKVFPEIMVPLIGTPQELAQQVDVIREVAEKVFANAETTISYKIGSMIEVPRAALIADEIAALAEFFSFGTNDLTQMTFGYSRDDVGKFLPTYLSKGILQNDPFEVFDQKGVGELVKVAVERGRKARPDLEVGICGEHGGEPSSVAFFAKVGLNYVSCSPFRVPIARLAAAQVML; encoded by the exons TTCACTATTTGAGGAGAAAATTGAAGCCATGAAAGCAGCTTTAGGTTTGAGGAATGACACCGAGTTGACTGCCAGGGATTTGAAAGAACTTGTTGCTCAATATAAGAATGTTTATGTGGAGGCCAAAGGTGAAGAATTTCCCTCAG ATCCAAAGAAGCAGCTGCATTTATCTGTGTTGGCTGTTTTCAACTCATGGGACAGCGCAAGGGCAAAGAAGTACAGAAGCATTAACCAGATCACTGGGTTAAAGGGTACTGCTGTCAATGTTCAGTGCATGGTCTTTGGCAACATGGGTGACACTTCAGGCACTGGTGTTCTCTTTACTAGGAACCCTAGTACTGGAGAGAGAAAACTTTATGGTGAATTCCTTGTCAATGCTCAG GGTGAGGATGTGGTTGCTGGAATCAGAACTCCACAAGATCTTGATACCATGAAGGATTGCATGCCAGAGCCTTATGCAGAACTAGTTGAGAATTGCAAAATCTTGGAAAGCCACTACAAAGAAATGATG GATATTGAGTTCACTGTTCAAGAAAATAGACTTTGGATGCTGCAATGCAGAACAGGGAAGCGCACAGGCAAAGGTGCTGTGAAGATTGCTGTAGACATGGTCAATGAGGGACTGATTGACCGGCGTTCAGCAATTAAGATGGTGGAACCACGGCACTTGGACCAGCTTCTTCATCCCCAG TTTGAGAGCCCGTCGTCATATGGAGACAAAGTTATTGCTACAGGCTTGCCTGCATCACCAGGAGCTGCTGTAGGCCAGATTGTCTTCACAGCTGACGATGCTGAAGCATGGCATGCACAAGGAAAATCTGTCATTCTG GTGAGGACTGAAACAAGCCCAGAGGATGTTGGTGGCATGAATGCGGCTGCTGGAATTCTTACAGCCAGAGGTGGTATGACATCTCATGCAGCAGTCGTAGCCCGTGGATGGGGAAAATGTTGTGTGGCAGGATGCTCGGGTATCCGTGTAAATGATGCTGAGAAG GTGGTACTGGTTGCCGACAAGGTGCTTTGTGAGGGTGAATGGTTGTCACTGAATGGTTCGACTGGAGAGGTCATTTTGGGCAAGCTGCCTCTATCCCCACCAGCACTTAGTGGTGATTTGGGAGAATTCATGTCTTGGGTGGATGAAGTTAAGAAACTCAAG GTCAAGGCTAATGCTGATACTCCTGCGGATGCACTGACTGCAAGAAATAACGGTGCGGAAGGGATTGGGTTGTGCAGAACAGAACACATG TTCTTCTCTTCTGATGAAAGGATAAAGGCCATGAGACAGATGATAATGGCGGAAACAATTGAACACAGGCAGATAGCACTAGATCGCCTCTTGCCATATCAGAGACTTGACTTTGAAGGAATTTTCCGTGCAATGGATG GACTTCCTGTGACTATTCGACTCTTGGATCCTCCACTCCACGAATTCCTTCCAGAGGGTAACGTTGAGGATATGGTTCGTTTGTTGTCTTCTGGAAACGTATATACTCAGGAGGAAATTCTTACAAGAATAGAAAAACTTTCTGAAGTGAATCCAATGCTTGGCTTCCGTGGGTGCAG GCTTGGGATATCATACCCAGAATTGACAGCAATGCAAGCCCGTGCTATCTTTGAAGCTGCTATTTCTATGACTGAACAAGGTGTTAAAGTTTTCCCAGAGATAATGGTGCCTCTCATTGGAACACCTCAG GAACTCGCCCAACAAGTAGATGTAATTCGTGAAGTTGCCGAAAAGGTTTTTGCAAATGCAGAAACAACCATTAGCTACAAAATTGGATCCATGATTGAGGTTCCCAGGGCTGCTCTTATAGCTGATGAG ATAGCAGCACTAGCGGAATTCTTCTCGTTTGGGACGAACGACCTGACTCAGATGACATTTGGTTATAGCAGGGACGATGTTGGCAAGTTTCTGCCAACCTACTTGTCAAAGGGTATCCTCCAGAATGACCCCTTCGAG GTGTTTGACCAGAAGGGAGTGGGGGAGCTTGTTAAGGTTGCCGTAGAGCGGGGCCGGAAGGCAAGGCCTGATTTAGAG GTGGGCATTTGTGGGGAACATGGTGGTGAGCCTTCTTCAGTTGCATTTTTCGCGAAGGTTGGGCTGAACTACGTTTCTTGCTCCCCATTCAG GGTTCCAATCGCAAGGCTAGCAGCAGCGCAGGTGATGCTGTGA